A DNA window from Peromyscus leucopus breed LL Stock chromosome 3, UCI_PerLeu_2.1, whole genome shotgun sequence contains the following coding sequences:
- the LOC114682072 gene encoding vomeronasal type-1 receptor 94-like codes for MNKNHEHHTNSHLRNTFFSEIGIGISANSILLLFHILKFTSGHRPKPTDLPIGLLALIHLLMLLITAFIATDIFITQREWNDTTCKFLIYLYRIFRGLSLCTTSLLSVLQAIILSPRNSCLAKFKHISSCHMSCALLFLSVFYMFISSHLLVSIIAMPNLTLNNFMYVTQSCSILPMSYLMQSTFSTLLALREAFLISLMVLSTCYMMTLLCRHKKKSQHLHSTSLSPKASPEERATRTILMLMSFFVLMSILDSIISCSRTMFLNDPTSYYIQLFVVHIYATISPFVFMSTEKHIGNLLRSMCERVINV; via the coding sequence atgaataagaacCACGAACACCACACTAATTCCCACTTAAGGAACACCTTTTTCTCTGAAATTGGCATTGGGATCTCAGCCAACAGcatccttcttctcttccacatCCTCAAGTTCACTTCTGGGCACAGGCCCAAACCCACTGACCTGCCCATTGGTCTCTTGGCCCTAATCCACCTACTGATGCTTCTGATCACAGCATTCATAGCCACAGACATTTTTATTACTCAGAGGGAATGGAATGACACCACATGTAAATTCCTTATCTACTTGTACAGAATATTTAGGGGTCTTTCCCTTTGTACCACCAGCCTGTTGAGTGTCCTCCAGGCTATCATTCTCAGTCCCAGAAACTCCTGTTTGGCAAAGTTCAAGCATATATCTTCCTGTCACATGTCATGTGCCCTTCTTTTTCTGAGTGTATTCTATATGTTCATTAGCAGTCACCTCTTAGTATCGATTATCGCCATGCCCAATTTGACCTTGAATAACTTTATGTATGTTACTCAATCCTGTTCTATTCTACCCATGAGTTACCTGATGCAAAGCACATTTTCCACACTGCTGGCCCTCAGGGAAGCCTTTCTCATTAGTCTCATGGTCCTCTCGACTTGCTACATGATGACCCTCCTGTGCAGGCACAAGAAGAAGTCCCAGCATCTTCATAGCACCAGCCTTTCTCCAAAAGCATCTCCAGAGGAAAGGGCCACCCGGACCATCCTGATGCTCATGAGCTTCTTTGTGCTGATGTCCATCCTGGACAGCATTATTTCCTGCTCAAGAACTATGTTCCTGAATGATCCAACATCTTACTATATCCAGCTCTTTGTGGTCCATATCTATGCCACCATCAGTCCTTTTGTATTTATGAGCACTGAAAAACATATAGGTAACTTGTTGAGGTCTATGTGTGAGAGGGTGATAAATGTTTGA
- the LOC114681148 gene encoding vomeronasal type-1 receptor 94-like, with the protein MNKNHEHHTNSHLRNTYFFEIGIGISANSILLLFHILKFTSGHRPKPTDLLIGLLALIHLLMLLITALRATDIFLSRRGWDDITCKFLMYLYRIFRGLSLCTTSLLSVLQAIILSPRSSCLAKFKHISPYHMLCALLFLSIFYMFISSHLLVSMIATPNLTLNNFMYVTQSCSILPMSYLMQSTFSTLLALREAFLISLMVLSTCYMMTLLCRHKRQSQHLHSTSLSPKASPEERATRTILMLMSFFVLMSILDSIISCSRTMFLNDPTSYYIQLFVVHIYATISPFVFMSTEKHIGNLLRSMCERVINV; encoded by the coding sequence ATGAATAAGAACCACGAACACCACACTAATTCCCACTTAAGGAACACCTATTTCTTTGAAATTGGCATTGGGATCTCAGCCAACAGCATCCTTCTTCTCTTTCACATCCTCAAGTTCACTTCTGGGCACAGGCCCAAACCCACTGACCTGCTCATTGGTCTCTTGGCCCTAATCCACCTACTGATGCTTCTGATCACAGCATTAAGAGCtacagacatttttctttctcggAGGGGATGGGATGACATCACATGTAAATTCCTTATGTACTTGTACAGAATATTTAGGGGTCTTTCTCTTTGTACCACCAGCCTGTTGAGTGTCCTCCAGGCTATCATCCTCAGTCCCAGAAGCTCCTGTTTAGCAAAATTCAAGCATATATCTCCCTATCACATGTTATGTGCCCTTCTTTTCCTGAGTATCTTCTATATGTTCATTAGCAGTCACCTCTTAGTATCGATGATTGCCACACCCAATTTGACCTtgaataattttatgtatgttaCTCAATCCTGCTCAATTCTACCTATGAGTTACCTCATGCAAAGCACATTTTCCACACTGCTGGCCCTCAGGGAAGCCTTTCTCATTAGTCTCATGGTCCTCTCGACTTGCTACATGATGACCCTCCTATGCAGGCACAAGAGGCAGTCTCAGCATCTTCATAGCACCAGCCTTTCTCCAAAAGCATCTCCAGAGGAAAGGGCCACCCGGACCATCCTGATGCTCATGAGCTTCTTTGTGCTGATGTCCATCCTGGACAGCATTATTTCCTGCTCAAGAACTATGTTCCTGAATGATCCAACATCTTACTATATCCAGCTCTTTGTGGTCCATATCTATGCCACCATCAGTCCTTTTGTATTTATGAGCACTGAAAAACATATAGGTAACTTGTTGAGGTCTATGTGTGAGAGGGTGATAAATGTTTGA